The Syngnathus scovelli strain Florida chromosome 7, RoL_Ssco_1.2, whole genome shotgun sequence DNA window GTCAGGCTATGTCAATGCCAAATGAGAGTGCACTTTAGGCTAGACACAAAAATAAGGAAAAGGTCTCCCTTAAGTTGGATTTGGATGCTTGTTATCTATAGATAATATTCCTCTGCACCGCAGAACAAAAACATCTCAAGGCTTTAAAGCGCCTAAAAATTCTTTTATGACTCATGTCTGATACCACAGCTCAACGACAAATGTTTTATTAATTCACCGGATGACTACATTAACCCTGGAATAGATGCCACTAGCCTACATTCTGTTTGTGCGTCACACACTGTGAATCACAGCGCGGCTTACAGTATACTTAGTTAAAAACCCTAATTAGCCCTATTTATCATCAATATTTTGCCAATAAAACAAAGTAATACAATCCCGTCATGTTATTAAACGAATGAATGAAATAATACACGACTGGAAATACATTTCCAGTATTTAAACGTATGCAAATAAATGGAAATTGGTGCATTGTAGCCATCAGAAAAGCACATTTATCCGAGTAGAATGAACTACTGGTGTGGTTCCTTTTATTTACTACTATTTTCAAAATTCCCATACGCAGTGaatattttaattattcatACGCATTGCATTAGCATTACAAAAAGAGCCATTACAAATCAAACTATGAACAACCCCTAAAAAGCACACAGCGCTTTCAAATTTTGTGCCCTACTTTATCATCCGACGCCATTCGTACGTAATAATTTAATCATATCAGGGTAACAGCCCAAAATTTTAATTCCAAAAGCCTTGACCAGTTATCAAGTACTTGCTTATTTCCCCGTCCCCAATAAGTAAATGACGCTGGGCTGCAAGCAAGCCTTTAATTAGCCAAACCGCATGTAATCACGCTTTGTGTTGCAGCAAATTAATGATGGCCTATTGCCGTTTGGCTGAGTGCGCATCGTGAAATGTTGCTGTTGTTATTTATCGTGGTGTAATGATCCTGCAAAGAAAGCCCTTTACTCCCGCCGTGCAATGCTGCGGGCCAAATAGAGACCTCAAAAGATTTCACGTCAGCCAGCTTCTGTGTGGACTTTTGTGGCTTTTTGAAAAGGGTTAgtccgtggaaaaaaaaaataaaaaatagccacTGGGAATTCTCGCAAGACTTTGGGGCGATCGGATGCTTTTGTACTTTTTCCCCGTGTTGTGATAGCTGGGGAAAAGTTTTAATGTTAAGACCTACTTAGAGATGTTGTTGCTTTTATTCCGCTAGGTTTCTACTTTCTTGTTTGGCTTCTCACTCAGAACTTGTACTGACCAACATTTTGTCCCGTTTAGCGCCATTACTGTTATAACCACGATAGTTTTTTGTTCGCGTCCTGGTTTGGAAGTTCAAAAGACTCTTAGGCTACCTTTTTGTGATAAATAAATTTGCTATGGTTTACGCGGGCGTATGCTAGGCCATCTGTTTGCGCTTTTGGTGAAGGATGAAGGCAAAGCTGTGTTAGCTTCTCATGCTATCTTTTACCCGTGACGCTAACTGCTTCATTATTCACACAGGCTTGTCACTAACGACCAAAAAGGTTGTCTCGGTTTAATAGAATAATAAATAACCGTGCTAGCTGGTTAGCATTTctatttgtgtcttttttttttcaactgctgTCTCGACTAACCTGTACACCAGCGTGTCGTCAGCGGTGCTGTTGTACTGGATTTGGTACATTCGGATTCCAGGGATGTGACGCTCAGACGGCCATCGGATGACGGCCGACGACGAGGTCAGCTCGGTGACCACCACTCTCCTGCCCTGCTTGTGCTTGGTGTCGTTTCCCGACTTGGATGAGGTGGTGATGTCGGACAGGCCCGGGTCTTCGCGCATGTGGCCCGTGTTGTTGACGAACAGCGGCAGCGGTATCATGTTGATCTCCACGGCAGCCGTGGCGATGCCCGCCGCGTTGGAGGCCACGCAGTTGAACGCCCCGCTGTCCTTCAGGGTGGTGATGAGAATATCAAGGGTGCCGTTTTCATACAGGATGGTGCGGGAGTTGTTGTGGACCAGCTTGCCATCGGGCGAACGCCAGTGGATCTTTGGCTCGGGATCGCCGACCGCCTTGCACTTGAGGGTGACCCCTTGCCCTTCCATCACGTGAGGCTTGGTGGTAAGGTGTTTGGTAATCAGCGGTGGTTCGCAGATGAACTCCTCTTCTTGTATGGACCAGAAGTACTTGTCCATGAGGTGGTCCGGCGAGGCGCACGTTTCCAAGTCGTCTTCGCGGGTCAGCCGACGGAGCCACAGCAGCTCGCAGTTGCAGTGAAGCGGGTTGCCCCCGAAGCTGACGGCCAGAGTGGACGAGCTGGAGCCCTTGGCGTCGGACAGCACCTGAGCGTGCTGGAACAGGCTATCGGGCgggagcttctgcagccggttgGACGTCATATCCAGGCGGACCAGCTTGGTGAGCAGGGTAAAGGTACCTGCTCCGATGTGGTCGATCAGGTTATGGTCCAGGGTGAGCGTGTTGATGTTAGTCATCCGGGCTATGGCTTCCCAAGGCAGGGTCCGCAGGTTGTTGTTGGACAGATCAAGGTCCTCGATGGTGGAGACAAACTCGTCAAAGGACGTAGCGGCGACCTGGTGGATCTGGTTGTTTCCGAGGATGAGGTGTCGCAGGTTGTTAAGACCTTTGAAATGGTCGCTCCTGATGGCGCTCAGGCGGTTTCCATCCATGTGCAGCGCCCGTAGCGAGCGAAGGCCTACAAAGGCCTGCGGAGTAATCTGGCTGATGGTGTTGCGCGACAAAGTGAGGTGCACCAGGCTGGTCATGTTGAAGAAGTCCTTCCTGCGGATGACGGTGATGAAGTTGTCGGTGAGTCTCAGCTCCACTGTCTTGCGGTCGATGGTGGGCGGCACGAAGAGGAGTCCCGTCTTGGCGCAGAGGAGCGTCAGGGTGGGCGACAGGTGCTGGCAGATGCAGCGGCCGGGACAACTGTAGCCCTTCACCAGAGCGCCGCACAGGAGCACGCACAGGATCAGCCGCTCCATTTTCAATTGCGTTCCTGCTCCTGGACACAGAATGAAAACAGGATGAATAAACAGCACCTTTATGGGATCCAAAGATAGAAGCAAGGTATCATTGCAAAATGGAATGTGCTTTTCACATCTAATGACACCTCCGATGATGAAAGGCTGCAGCGACACCATCCTAAAACATATCCGTGGAGACTTTTAAGGCAAATAAGCATGCTTGTGTGTCTGAAGCCTATTATTTCCGGAATGATCACATCTTTCTCAGTCAGCAGAGACATCCGGTGAAGAAATAAAAGTTGCTTGTCAAGATATCAATATGACCTGATCAATGAGGGCGCATAACTAGCGGAGGGTTAGCATTAGTTAGGGGGAAGGGCAGAGTTGTGCAAAACTAGATGACAGGGTTAGGGGTGACGATTTTGGggttgggttaaaaaaaaagactagaTCTAGATCAAGATTTAGGGTTCAGGGTTAGGACAGTTGTGCAAATGGTAGCAACAAAAAAGCCTCGAGGCGTTTTAGACTGCCTCTTTTACTAGATGACTTCTTTTTTGAGGAAGCTCTGATTTCTATTTAGGGATATTGATTTTACTCTCGGGGAGAACCCGCCTGTGGTGACAGGTGGAAAATGTGATCCTGGGCGGGAGCAAACAAGAAGCCCCGGCGGCGGACAAACGCGGATGTCGTTGCCAGACGCTCTCGGCCGCGGCCTTGGCATCCGTCTTGGCGGCAAACGGCGAAAGCTTCATTGGGAATGAGGAGCGCGTGTTAGCATCAATCAAATGAAGCGATGAAAAGTGACTTTCCATTTGCAGACCAAGGAGACGACCTCAGCGTGCCCCCTTTTCGCTACCTGTGACCGAAAATATTCGATTTAACATCTCAATTAAAAAGCAAGACGCTAACAGCCATAGACAATCTGTCGAGGCTAATTCACGCTAACCTAATTTATGCTAATCTAAAGTATTAAGACACATTTTCTAATTGTACGAGCGAATTATTACTGCTTGGAAAGAGCACCCGCTGCTTGGAAAATCTATTCTTAATTGAACCGGTCTCTTTTAATGAAAGTGAAAGATAAAAGAGAGTTAAAACTGCCGCATGTGCTTTCTGTTGACGGTCAGAGGTCATGCAAGAACTCACGCATGCACAGCGTGAGAACATTCCCAGATCCCCAAGAGAGAATTTATTTATGCAGCAAAGCCTTGCTGTTGTCAGAAATTATTTCTCCAAATTCCCTCAATTAAGAAATGGGCATAGATTTCATTggtatgaaaaataaaaaatggccgCCCACGCTTGTTTTTGTGCGACCTTGCCGAGCCGCATTAGCATTCGCACTTTAACTATGTCACAAAGCTCGCGCTTTCTCCCGAGGAGCATCTGTGCTGGAATGTTTTCTGCCACACTGCTGAGGATATTCCATTGATCTTTCACAATTTCTGGGAGGGCAAGGAGAggcgacgtgtgtgtgtgtggctggggggggggggagttgttGCCAAGGCAACTCCCAGTGTCGAATGTAGGTCTTTGAATTCAATTAGGATGATACCGAGCTTCTATCTTCATGTCAAGGTGGGAAGGTGAAGCAGATGTGAGAACTTGCAAGTAAATTACTGctcctgtttgttttctttcaacaTGGCTGGAAAaccaaaacaggaagtgaaaacCTACAAAGCATTCATGAAAAGCCGCTCGATATACCGGCTGACGAAACTCCACGAGGtacaatttttttgggggggttgaaACTTCAAGGCGTTGCTATTCAAATAAAACTAACATTTGCCTTGGGCCACATCTGCAGCTtctgcagagcacgttttccgccGCATTTATTAGCCTACCTGGCCCGTAAACACGCTCCAAAATATGCGTGAAAGCCTTTAAGGTGAGCGTGATTTTCTCAGAGAAGTCTGAAAGACGCGCAAGCCCCAAAGCCGACAAACACGCTCGGCGAATCCACAGAGCCTCGGCCGACATCTGCCGCCGCTGCTGTTTGCTCACGGAAGCTTGAATTACTTGGAGCGGCGCCACTTTGAGCTATCATCGCTTTAATGAAGCATGTTTACACGCAACCGTGTTCGTTTGAGGTTTCTGCctacgtttttttttgttaaaggcACTTTGTTGTATCGCTCATTGGGAAGGAGGAAATCAGTTTCAAAGTATGATTTGAAGTCTACAACCTTAATCGTTGTGATGCGAGACCAGCAAGCGACATTTTGTACACGACATCTTTCAATCGTACCCGTAAACAATTAAGGAGTTCTTTGAAAATGACCAAACAAATGCAGAGGatcaaataattattattttattaattataattaattaatgataattatttttttattattaatgtaCTTGCAGGATCTCaagatatttttttgtaaaaaaaaaatatgttcacTACTTTTAAGGTGCAAATGAGCATgtataattattttttcttattaATGTACTTGCAGTATCTCAAGAtaattttttgtaaaaaaaaaaatatgttcacTACTTTTAAGGTGCAAATGAGCGTGTATAATAAACCAGCTGCTAACTATATgagtgttttattccttttctTGACATCAACAGTTGTTTTATGGTATGCGCGTGTCAAGATGGTCCATAAAAATGTCTGCCTGTAATGTTAAAAAACTTTCACCATATGCTGGAGACAACATATATTCTATTTCCATTCTACCCTATGGGAGAAATTTATTGGACTGTGCACAGCACACTCATTATGCATGCATGCAACTCGGATTCTGCACCAAGCCCCGCACGTCTGATCCCACTCCAACATAGCCACCCACTCGTGCAAGAACATGTAAACATGCTTTACATACTGAGTCAGTAAGTGCACCAAAAGTAGGAAACAAAGTGGATACATTAACCGTCCCTGTATGTTTGTCGTTTTTAATCAGCACATTAAGCTAGGATGCGTTAGCGCTCTGAAAAAGACGCCGATAGCAAACACGCGTTCCGTGTCAGATGGTACACGCTTGGGTGTCTTGTTATCGGGGAATTTTTACGCTTAACGCATTCATTTTAGAGAAGCGCAGCTAGCAGACACGCCGTCGATTTGAATCGCACTTAGAAAGCTCGTCACAAACGGGAGGGAATCAATCGGGGCAATCCAATATGGCTGACAAGGTTGCCTcgagatagataaataaatagatacattaatacacaaacaaacaaataaataaacaaatgaaaataaatatatatatataaatacaaacaaataaaaataaataaataaacatatataaatataaataactaaataaatagaACCAAACGTCTGAGTCTCTTATGGTCACAAATATCTTCTGTTGCATTTTTCAAAACGAGCCTGGACTCGAATGGAAATACCACAAAATCACCAGTGACTCGTTTTCCAAGAAGGTTTTTGCTTGGCTACCCACGTGTATCTAATGCTGCGGATTACGTCGGGGATGCAGCCAGAGATATTAAATAATGAAGAGCTTTAAAATCCTTCATGGGCAGCGGCATCGTTTGTACGGCGTGACAACACACACAATGTATTCATCCTGAGATCCAATGCAAGCAGGAGCAAAACAAATTGAGCCTTGACAAAGATAATAATTCTTCAATACTAATTCTATGTTCTTTTCATTATTTCTCCCTCTGGTGCAACAAAATAATCcacagagaggggaaaaaaatagtccACAGTAAAATGGATGACATGACATGTAATTGATCCGATAGCTCCCGGGGCTAATTTGTTGATGACTCTAGAAATACGTAAGATGACTGGGAAAAAACATCATGCGTCATCACTTTCCTCACATTTTTGAAAGAAACTTTAAGCTTGCCACAGTTGGGAATGTGACATTGAAAACTTTATCGACAAATAATGTAGCTTCCTGCAGACAAACATAACACTACGGAGGGTGACATTGTCAGCAATTAGACGGCGCCGACGTTGAACTGTGCTCCGCCGTGACCCTCCCCCGTCAGGATGGCGGCCTAATTGACAGCTCCACTTCGTCCTTTTCAGCGGACCCCATGCGCTTCGAGTCATTTCTGACCGCcttttgttcattttaaaaagGGGGCGGGGTGGGCTAACGTAAACGGGGGCGTCGAATTTGCATATTCTAATTACGTCGATATGAAAAACTGCGCCTGCATTTGCATTGAAATCTATCAATGAGACACTTAAACCTTGGTGACTTTGGTAATTATGTTCTCTTCCAGACACAAGGTAGGAGATTTATTGAATAAACATGCGCCTAATTAATTGCCAGCCTGTTGTTTTCCATTTGAATACCCTACTCTCACAATTAAGACATCCATAATTGACGGTATTAATCATTCCCATGCAAGAAAGCGGAAAGGAGTGACTCCAACGCCAACATGTTTACCGGCAGAATTGTATTCGGGgctgcttttgttttctttgcatgTACAATGACGTAACTCCTCCTCCACGGCAGGTTCCGGGTTGTTCCGCTACTTCGCAGATGTCGTTTATACGGTTAGCAGCTATTTTAACGTTCTTGTGTACTACTCACAGACTGATTTATCGGTTTCACGGTTCACCGCGGTTTTGTAAAAGTCAAGGTTTCGGTTAGCTACagcagagaggggaggggcgagcagttACGCAAAACCCCATATATAGATAAGTGAAAGTTAGCCACTGTGCTAATTCCAAAATGGCTGCCTTTTCGGGATGTTGATTAATGAGGACAAGAACTATAGAAAATAGACTAGGTGAATATTCCACACGACCgcaattgtcacacacacaaaaaacaacaaatcaaCGAGTTACCGCggcttaaaatatgcaaatatggAGTAAATAAATTAGAATGATCGCGTCTCATTTTACCCAGTTAGGTAATTCGAATAAGTCACCTGTCTCCTCAGTCATTTCCAAATTTCGCTCTCTGCCTAGTGTGTCTACGTAATCAAGCTTGAATAATGTCGATTTGCATGCTAATGAGCTCGCTCCGGCATGTGAGCCCGACTTAGAGTCTCATAGCAACAGGCCAAGATTCCGATTCCGCTCACACGGCCCCCGCGAGTCATGAGGATGATGATTAGCGATGCTGTTGTTCCAGACGGGCCGCGTCACTTTTGCGCGCAGATTACTTTCCTGGCTGAGCCCAAATAATGATTTGAACAAACAGGCTGCGTTCACACCACAGACTCTGAACGGCTCACTTATTCGATCCAATGTGTTGGTCACCGAATTGTCTACTCACGgaagaatatatattttttgctttaGCTGCAAGGAAGTTCCATTTCCCGTTATCATGACAGTTACACACTTAGCGATCTGACGCGGACAA harbors:
- the lrfn1 gene encoding leucine-rich repeat and fibronectin type III domain-containing protein 1; this encodes MERLILCVLLCGALVKGYSCPGRCICQHLSPTLTLLCAKTGLLFVPPTIDRKTVELRLTDNFITVIRRKDFFNMTSLVHLTLSRNTISQITPQAFVGLRSLRALHMDGNRLSAIRSDHFKGLNNLRHLILGNNQIHQVAATSFDEFVSTIEDLDLSNNNLRTLPWEAIARMTNINTLTLDHNLIDHIGAGTFTLLTKLVRLDMTSNRLQKLPPDSLFQHAQVLSDAKGSSSSTLAVSFGGNPLHCNCELLWLRRLTREDDLETCASPDHLMDKYFWSIQEEEFICEPPLITKHLTTKPHVMEGQGVTLKCKAVGDPEPKIHWRSPDGKLVHNNSRTILYENGTLDILITTLKDSGAFNCVASNAAGIATAAVEINMIPLPLFVNNTGHMREDPGLSDITTSSKSGNDTKHKQGRRVVVTELTSSSAVIRWPSERHIPGIRMYQIQYNSTADDTLVYRMIPPTNKDFLINDLAAGREYDLCVLAVYDDGVTSLTATRVVGCIQFHTNNEVSPCRFMHSQFLGGTMIIIIGGIIVASVLVFIVILMIRYKAYVGPEDTKAKAGPGVRSQSNGSHQRLQRSASGQASDEGQREGSKECMALVLKVDHDKKEDTRALVAVGAPSAVPDVELPPSRKRRSSLPPEDTQTDSSLTGSTMSLCLIGPSAGSAEAPRFGDKKGLLANAGLLMPGELARTRHRFSFDGGDYSIFQSHSYPRRARTRWHRSTNQLDAESSPLANRRVTFSSTEWMLESTV